The following are from one region of the Streptomyces decoyicus genome:
- a CDS encoding P-loop NTPase fold protein: MSTSAPLPPPVSPFSGTPAPSPRGPFVLLNDEPVAESGADLLGVGRAARQLAGLLVASRASTPFTLAVDAGWGMGKSSLMRLVDAELAHAPEVHTVWYNAWTSQGADALEGLIKSVLMRFDRRVLRRALQRISERRALLRAVRAVTTVAAGPLGAAGLVDELWKTLSVNSQARNEMRGAIGELVQEWSQTDDFRPRRLLVVFIDDLDRCPEETVLAVCEAVKVYLDVPGLEFVIGCDRSALAPNGLLRDLSPAASAFMEKIFQTSYRIPVADQQGVRAYIDWCARTVGIDQLLDERLTTMLAERSARNPRRIKRLVNGFVLEATLNPMWDDFAPEAVVRTLLLQYFYPDFYRMVAGAAGSGAGDVIAEFRTYREVRRLLRTPDPIPVAELSTVTRFLREHDLPEQDADGRDAMLSRLERQLPSGFPEMVRDQEFTSLIDGLVALPRSEELLRRLREGAELPAAVEPEPAAYVQSLPPRAQPPAGAYGAMPAGAYGAMPAGAYGAMPAGRAATPRADVAPLRYVRILWVDDHPRNNESLVNAFRAAGAVVRIAEDSAAADAALAVERPTLIVSDIERDGNPREGLEHLARLRRDGRYDGPFVFYAGRVTPERSAVAEELGAHLTSSGPEIELLVLRAAEAERPLP; this comes from the coding sequence ATGTCCACCTCGGCGCCCTTACCCCCGCCCGTCTCGCCGTTCTCCGGTACGCCCGCCCCCTCGCCGCGCGGCCCCTTCGTGCTGCTCAACGACGAACCGGTGGCCGAGTCCGGCGCGGATCTGCTCGGCGTCGGCCGGGCCGCCCGCCAGCTGGCCGGGCTGCTGGTCGCCTCCCGCGCCTCCACCCCGTTCACGCTCGCCGTCGACGCCGGCTGGGGGATGGGCAAGAGCAGCTTGATGCGGCTGGTCGACGCGGAGCTGGCACACGCCCCCGAGGTGCACACCGTCTGGTACAACGCCTGGACCTCCCAGGGCGCCGATGCGCTGGAGGGGCTGATCAAGTCCGTCCTGATGCGGTTCGACCGGCGGGTGCTGCGGCGGGCGCTGCAACGGATCTCCGAGCGGCGTGCGCTGCTGCGGGCCGTCCGCGCGGTGACGACGGTCGCCGCCGGGCCGCTCGGGGCGGCCGGACTGGTCGACGAGCTGTGGAAGACCCTGTCCGTCAACTCCCAGGCCCGCAACGAGATGCGCGGTGCGATCGGCGAACTGGTGCAGGAGTGGTCGCAGACCGATGACTTCCGGCCGCGCCGGCTGCTGGTCGTCTTCATCGACGACCTCGACCGCTGTCCGGAGGAGACGGTGCTCGCGGTCTGTGAGGCGGTGAAGGTCTATCTGGACGTGCCGGGCCTGGAGTTCGTCATCGGGTGCGACCGGTCGGCGCTGGCGCCCAACGGGCTGTTACGCGATCTGTCCCCCGCCGCCTCGGCGTTCATGGAGAAGATCTTCCAGACGAGCTACCGCATTCCGGTGGCGGACCAGCAGGGCGTGCGGGCGTACATCGACTGGTGCGCCCGGACCGTCGGGATCGATCAGCTCCTGGACGAGCGGCTGACCACGATGCTCGCGGAGCGCTCGGCCCGTAACCCCCGCCGCATCAAGCGCCTGGTGAACGGCTTCGTGCTGGAGGCGACGCTCAATCCGATGTGGGACGACTTCGCGCCCGAGGCGGTGGTCAGGACGTTGCTGCTCCAGTACTTCTACCCCGACTTCTACCGGATGGTGGCCGGGGCCGCCGGGTCCGGCGCGGGCGATGTGATCGCCGAGTTCCGTACCTACCGGGAGGTGCGCCGCCTGCTGCGGACGCCCGACCCGATCCCCGTGGCGGAGCTGTCGACGGTGACCCGCTTCCTGCGGGAGCACGACCTGCCGGAACAGGACGCGGACGGCCGGGACGCGATGCTGAGCCGGCTGGAGCGCCAACTGCCCAGCGGCTTCCCGGAGATGGTGCGCGACCAGGAGTTCACCTCGCTGATCGACGGCTTGGTGGCGCTGCCCCGGTCCGAGGAGCTGCTGCGGCGCTTGCGCGAGGGGGCCGAGCTCCCGGCCGCTGTGGAGCCGGAGCCCGCCGCGTACGTCCAGTCGCTCCCGCCTCGGGCGCAGCCGCCGGCGGGGGCGTACGGGGCGATGCCGGCGGGGGCGTACGGGGCGATGCCGGCGGGGGCGTACGGTGCGATGCCGGCGGGCCGGGCGGCGACGCCCCGCGCGGACGTCGCGCCGCTGCGGTATGTGCGCATCCTCTGGGTGGACGACCACCCGCGGAACAACGAGTCCCTGGTCAACGCCTTCCGGGCGGCGGGTGCGGTGGTGCGGATCGCCGAGGATTCCGCAGCCGCCGACGCCGCCCTCGCCGTCGAGCGGCCGACGCTGATCGTCTCCGACATCGAGCGGGACGGCAATCCACGGGAGGGCCTGGAGCACCTGGCACGCCTGCGGCGCGACGGCCGCTACGACGGCCCGTTCGTCTTCTACGCGGGCCGTGTCACCCCGGAACGTTCGGCGGTGGCCGAGGAGTTGGGGGCGCATCTGACGAGCAGCGGACCCGAGATCGAGCTGCTGGTCCTGCGCGCGGCCGAGGCGGAACGGCCCCTTCCCTGA
- a CDS encoding N-acyl-D-amino-acid deacylase family protein — MDTVLRDVRVIDGSGGPSYRADVALADGRIAGIHRETDGGPRPGAARVVDGHGLALSPGFIDMHAHSDLALLRDPAHEAKAAQGVTLEVLGQDGLSYAPVDDRTLAEVRTQITGWNGGGPGDTSVDFSWRTVGGYLDRLDHGFDGNGIAVNAAYLIPQGTVRMLALGWDDRPATPDELTRMKQLVAEGLEQGAVGLSSGLTYTPGMYASDAELTELCRVVARYDGYYCPHHRSYGAGALQAYEEMVALTREAGCALHLAHATMNFGVNKGRAPELLTLLDGALDAGADITLDTYPYTPGCTTLVAMLPSWASEGGPAAILDRLRDDATAERIRRVMEVEGADGCHGVPIEWDTIEISGVADPALDGYVGKTLAGSAAERGEEPWATARRLLIEDRLGSTILQHVGHEDNVRRIMRHRVHTGGSDGILQGHKPHPRAYGTFPQYLGRYVRELGVLSLEECVAHLTGRPAARLRLPDRGLVREGYRADLVLFDPGTVAAGSTFDAPRTLPAGIPHVLIDGRFVMADGRRTDVLAGRAVRRTAAGRG; from the coding sequence ATGGACACCGTGCTCCGCGACGTACGCGTCATCGACGGGTCCGGCGGTCCGTCCTACCGCGCCGATGTCGCCCTGGCCGACGGCCGGATCGCCGGGATCCACCGCGAGACGGACGGCGGCCCGCGGCCGGGCGCCGCCCGCGTGGTGGACGGCCACGGCCTCGCCCTCTCCCCCGGCTTCATCGATATGCATGCGCACAGCGACCTCGCGCTGCTGCGTGACCCCGCGCACGAGGCGAAGGCCGCCCAGGGCGTGACCCTCGAAGTCCTCGGCCAGGACGGCCTGTCGTACGCGCCCGTCGACGACCGGACCCTCGCCGAGGTCCGGACCCAGATCACCGGCTGGAACGGCGGCGGCCCCGGCGACACCTCGGTCGACTTCAGCTGGCGCACGGTGGGCGGCTACCTCGACCGCCTCGACCACGGCTTCGACGGCAACGGCATCGCCGTCAACGCCGCCTACCTCATCCCGCAGGGCACCGTCCGGATGCTCGCCCTCGGCTGGGACGACCGTCCCGCCACCCCCGACGAGCTGACGCGGATGAAGCAACTGGTCGCCGAGGGCCTGGAACAGGGCGCGGTGGGGCTTTCCTCCGGCCTGACCTACACCCCCGGCATGTACGCCTCCGACGCGGAACTGACCGAACTGTGCCGGGTGGTGGCCCGCTACGACGGCTACTACTGCCCGCACCACCGCTCCTACGGGGCGGGCGCCCTCCAGGCGTACGAGGAGATGGTGGCCCTCACCCGTGAGGCCGGCTGTGCGCTGCATCTGGCGCACGCCACCATGAACTTCGGCGTCAACAAGGGCCGCGCGCCCGAGCTGCTCACGCTCCTGGACGGCGCGCTGGACGCCGGCGCGGACATCACTCTCGACACCTACCCCTACACCCCCGGCTGTACGACCCTGGTCGCGATGCTGCCGAGCTGGGCGAGCGAGGGCGGCCCGGCGGCGATCCTGGACCGCCTCCGGGACGACGCGACGGCCGAGCGGATCCGCCGGGTCATGGAGGTGGAGGGCGCGGACGGCTGTCACGGCGTGCCCATCGAATGGGACACCATCGAGATCTCCGGTGTCGCGGACCCCGCTCTGGACGGCTACGTCGGCAAGACGCTCGCCGGCAGCGCGGCGGAGCGCGGCGAGGAGCCGTGGGCGACCGCCCGGCGTCTGCTGATCGAGGACCGCCTGGGCTCGACGATCCTCCAGCACGTCGGCCACGAGGACAACGTCCGCCGGATCATGCGCCACCGGGTGCACACCGGCGGCAGCGACGGCATCCTCCAGGGCCACAAGCCGCATCCGCGCGCGTACGGCACCTTCCCCCAGTACCTCGGCCGGTACGTCCGCGAGCTGGGGGTGCTGTCGCTGGAGGAGTGCGTCGCCCATCTGACCGGCCGCCCGGCCGCCCGCCTGCGGCTCCCCGACCGCGGTCTCGTCCGGGAGGGCTACCGCGCCGACCTGGTCCTCTTCGACCCCGGAACGGTCGCCGCCGGGTCCACCTTCGACGCCCCGCGCACCCTGCCCGCCGGCATTCCGCACGTCCTGATCGACGGCCGGTTCGTGATGGCGGACGGCCGGCGGACGGATGTCCTGGCGGGGCGGGCGGTACGGCGGACGGCGGCGGGCCGGGGGTAG
- a CDS encoding amino acid deaminase, whose protein sequence is MAGERLAQGLEGLADERVDHRFKALPPDAEGRTVGQLAAERRNLFSDGFTTPVLALSAESVAHNLALMETYATRHGLAFAPHGKTCMAPQLFARQLEHGAWGITAAVPHQARVYRTYGIERIFLANEVVDAAALRWLAAELAADPDFRFMCYVDSLRGIELMDTALREAGATRPVDVVVELGAGEGARTGVRTEAECLELADAIAGVDTLRLVGVAGYEGEVPDATPERVTAWLRRLVALAVQFDKAGRFTDLDRIVISAGGSAWFDAVADVFAEIPELSAPVLKLLRSGAYVSHDDGQYRKLTPFNRVPEEGALQPAFRLWAQVVSRPTPEQAFLNAGKRDAAYDLHLPEAQVVRSGRDGTLRPADGVTVTGLSDQHAWVSTERAGDLEVGDWVGLGLSHPCTSFDKWQLIPLVEQDGTVTDFIRTFF, encoded by the coding sequence ATGGCCGGCGAACGGCTCGCGCAGGGACTCGAGGGACTCGCGGACGAGCGGGTCGACCACCGCTTCAAGGCACTCCCCCCGGACGCCGAGGGCCGCACCGTCGGCCAACTGGCCGCCGAGCGCCGCAACCTCTTCAGCGATGGGTTCACCACCCCCGTCCTCGCCCTCTCCGCCGAGTCGGTCGCACACAACCTGGCCCTCATGGAGACCTACGCCACCCGGCACGGTCTGGCCTTCGCCCCGCACGGCAAGACCTGCATGGCTCCGCAGCTCTTCGCCCGCCAGCTGGAGCACGGCGCCTGGGGCATCACCGCCGCCGTCCCCCACCAGGCCCGCGTCTACCGCACTTACGGCATCGAGCGGATCTTCCTGGCCAACGAGGTCGTGGACGCGGCCGCGCTGCGCTGGCTCGCCGCCGAGCTCGCCGCCGACCCCGACTTCCGCTTCATGTGCTACGTCGACTCGCTGCGCGGCATCGAGCTGATGGACACCGCACTGCGCGAGGCCGGCGCCACCCGCCCCGTGGATGTCGTCGTCGAGCTCGGCGCCGGCGAGGGCGCCCGTACCGGCGTGCGTACCGAGGCCGAATGCCTCGAACTCGCCGATGCCATCGCGGGGGTGGACACCCTCCGCCTGGTCGGCGTCGCCGGCTACGAGGGCGAGGTGCCCGACGCCACCCCCGAGCGGGTGACCGCCTGGCTGCGCCGACTGGTCGCCCTGGCCGTGCAGTTCGACAAGGCGGGCCGGTTCACCGACCTCGACCGGATCGTCATCAGCGCCGGCGGCAGCGCCTGGTTCGACGCGGTCGCCGATGTCTTCGCCGAGATCCCCGAGCTGTCCGCGCCGGTCCTCAAACTGCTGCGCTCGGGCGCGTATGTCTCGCACGACGACGGCCAGTACCGCAAGCTCACCCCCTTCAACCGCGTCCCGGAGGAGGGCGCCCTGCAGCCCGCCTTCCGCCTGTGGGCGCAGGTCGTCTCCCGCCCCACCCCCGAGCAGGCGTTCCTCAACGCGGGCAAGCGCGACGCCGCCTACGACCTCCATCTGCCGGAGGCCCAGGTCGTACGGTCCGGCCGGGACGGCACCCTGCGCCCGGCGGACGGGGTCACCGTCACCGGCCTGTCCGACCAGCACGCCTGGGTCTCCACCGAGCGCGCCGGCGACCTGGAGGTCGGTGACTGGGTCGGGCTGGGCCTGTCGCACCCGTGCACGTCCTTCGACAAGTGGCAGCTGATCCCGCTGGTCGAACAGGACGGCACGGTCACCGATTTCATCCGCACCTTCTTCTAG
- a CDS encoding sugar kinase codes for MVTFLPTRPGRLADVPSFDRAIGGAESNVACTLARTGHTARWISRVGTDGFGDHLLAAIADCGVDTRHVRRDPLRPTGIYFRTAGDRATDTHEVAYYRAGSAASAMTAADMDPAAIRSGRILHLSGITAALSKGCLGLMRELTARRPGRPLLSFDVNYRPGLWREPAQARALLELARGADIVFVGDDEARDAWGLHGARAIGAALPEPDILVVKQGGGGATVFQRTGMTDRRCDDAAASTATFVPSLNVDLVAATGAGDAFAAGFLSATLRGLPVRTRIRHGHLWAAAALTVPGDLATPPDRAHADRLADLDDEAWGRLHLGPGWTAADASGRRADEEVRTR; via the coding sequence ATGGTCACCTTCCTGCCGACCCGGCCCGGACGGCTCGCCGACGTACCGTCATTCGACCGCGCCATCGGCGGCGCCGAATCCAACGTCGCCTGCACCCTCGCCCGCACCGGCCACACCGCGCGCTGGATCTCCCGGGTCGGCACCGACGGCTTCGGCGACCACCTCCTGGCCGCCATCGCCGACTGCGGCGTCGACACCCGCCATGTCCGGCGTGACCCGCTGCGCCCCACCGGCATCTACTTCCGCACCGCGGGGGACCGCGCCACCGACACCCACGAGGTCGCCTACTACCGCGCCGGTTCCGCCGCCTCCGCCATGACGGCGGCGGACATGGACCCGGCGGCGATCCGCTCCGGCCGGATCCTGCACCTGTCCGGCATCACGGCGGCGCTGTCCAAGGGCTGCCTCGGCCTGATGCGTGAGCTGACCGCCCGCCGCCCGGGGCGCCCGCTCCTCTCGTTCGACGTCAACTACCGGCCGGGCCTGTGGCGCGAACCGGCGCAGGCACGGGCCCTGCTCGAACTGGCGCGAGGCGCGGACATCGTCTTCGTGGGCGACGACGAGGCCCGGGACGCCTGGGGCCTGCACGGGGCACGGGCCATCGGCGCAGCGCTGCCGGAACCGGACATCCTGGTCGTCAAGCAGGGTGGGGGCGGAGCCACCGTGTTCCAGCGCACCGGAATGACGGACCGCCGCTGCGATGACGCCGCCGCGTCCACCGCCACCTTCGTCCCCTCCCTGAACGTCGACCTCGTGGCGGCCACCGGAGCCGGCGACGCCTTCGCCGCCGGATTCCTCTCCGCCACCCTGCGCGGTCTCCCCGTCCGCACCCGCATCCGCCACGGCCACCTGTGGGCGGCCGCCGCCCTCACCGTCCCCGGCGATCTCGCGACCCCGCCGGACCGCGCGCACGCCGACCGCCTGGCGGATCTCGACGACGAGGCCTGGGGGAGACTGCACCTCGGCCCGGGCTGGACCGCAGCCGACGCATCCGGCCGCAGGGCCGACGAGGAGGTACGTACGCGGTGA
- a CDS encoding IclR family transcriptional regulator, translating to MSQTVDRALSILPLLAEGPADLGQVADRLGVHKSTALRLLRTLHEHGLVYRQSDQRYRLGARLFALAQQAVENLDVREIAHPHLLALNEKCGHTVHLAVHEENEVLYIDKVESRYPVRMYSRIGKPVAITVAAVAKLLLADLPEPERRALAEKLDYPLYTSRSTPHATAFLAELAKVREQGWATDLGGHEESINCVAAPIRGADGRLVAAMSVSAPNVVVTAEELLTLLPLVRRTADTISREYSGTAIPQ from the coding sequence ATGAGCCAGACCGTCGACCGCGCGCTGAGCATCCTGCCGCTGCTCGCCGAGGGACCCGCCGACCTGGGACAGGTCGCCGACCGGCTCGGCGTGCACAAGTCCACGGCCCTGCGGCTGCTGCGCACCCTCCACGAACACGGCCTCGTCTACCGCCAGTCCGACCAGCGCTACCGCCTCGGCGCCCGCCTCTTCGCCCTCGCCCAGCAGGCCGTCGAGAACCTCGACGTCCGCGAGATCGCCCACCCCCACCTCCTCGCCCTCAACGAGAAGTGCGGACACACCGTCCACCTCGCGGTCCACGAGGAGAACGAGGTCCTCTACATCGACAAGGTCGAGAGCCGCTACCCGGTCCGGATGTACTCCCGGATCGGCAAGCCCGTCGCGATCACCGTCGCCGCGGTCGCCAAGCTGCTCCTCGCCGACCTGCCCGAACCCGAGCGCCGCGCCCTCGCGGAGAAGCTCGACTACCCCCTCTACACGTCCCGTTCGACCCCGCACGCCACGGCGTTCCTCGCCGAACTGGCCAAGGTCCGCGAACAGGGCTGGGCCACCGACCTCGGTGGCCACGAGGAGTCCATCAACTGCGTCGCGGCCCCCATCCGCGGCGCGGACGGGCGCCTGGTCGCCGCCATGTCGGTCTCCGCGCCGAATGTCGTCGTCACCGCCGAGGAACTCCTCACACTGCTCCCGCTGGTACGCCGCACCGCCGACACCATCAGCCGGGAGTACTCCGGAACCGCAATTCCCCAGTAA
- a CDS encoding RidA family protein, with translation MTEKIALTPATHTTPPAKFSHGVKKGNILQVAGQVGFLPAVEGQAPTPAGPTLREQTLQTFANVQAILEEGGASWDDVMMMRVYLTDVDHFAEMNEIYNAYFEEQGLKEAPSARTTVYVGLPKGLLIEIDALAVLS, from the coding sequence ATGACCGAGAAGATCGCGCTCACCCCGGCCACCCACACCACCCCGCCCGCGAAGTTCTCCCACGGCGTCAAGAAGGGCAACATCCTTCAGGTCGCCGGCCAGGTCGGCTTCCTCCCCGCCGTCGAGGGCCAGGCCCCCACCCCGGCCGGCCCCACCCTGCGCGAGCAGACCCTCCAGACGTTCGCCAACGTCCAGGCCATCCTCGAAGAGGGCGGCGCGAGCTGGGACGACGTCATGATGATGCGCGTCTACCTCACCGACGTGGATCACTTCGCCGAGATGAACGAGATCTACAACGCCTACTTCGAGGAGCAGGGCCTCAAGGAGGCACCCTCCGCCCGTACGACCGTCTACGTCGGTCTGCCCAAGGGCCTGCTCATCGAGATCGACGCCCTCGCGGTCCTGAGCTGA
- a CDS encoding GntP family permease has product MFLAATPATPPPPPHTGGLLALIPGTAGLLTVAALGIALLLVLIIKVRLQPFVALLTVSIAVGLAAGLSVTELFGTVQKSDAVSMIETGMGGILGHVAIIIGLGTMLGAILEVSGGAEVLSSRLLRLFGEKREPLAMGLTGLIFGIPVFFDVGIFVLAPIVYAAAKRSGKSILLYCMPLLAGLSMTHAFLPPHPGPVAAAGLFKVDLGWVILMGILCGIPAVLAAWGYAAWIGRRLFVPVPQDMVEAADEAKAAVTAEKAAAGVKRDEAPVPLGTVLTIIGTPLLLILLATFSSIAMAPSAGRSVIEFFGHPFVALTIALLMSYYLLGIRRGWSRKSLETVSTASLKPVGNIILVVGAGGIFGAVLKGSGVATALSDTFHNVGLPVIVLAYLLSLVLRVAQGSATVAIVTTAGIVVPLVEGQGMSQAHLALIIMAISAGSIFASHVNDGGFWMVSKYFGISERDTLKSWTVLESVLSVAGFAVAALVSLAV; this is encoded by the coding sequence ATGTTCCTCGCCGCCACGCCCGCCACCCCGCCACCACCACCCCACACCGGTGGACTGCTCGCCCTGATACCGGGCACCGCGGGACTTCTGACGGTCGCCGCCCTGGGCATCGCCCTGCTCCTCGTCCTGATCATCAAGGTCCGGCTACAGCCGTTCGTGGCGCTGCTGACCGTCTCCATCGCGGTGGGCCTGGCCGCCGGGCTCTCCGTCACCGAACTCTTCGGCACGGTCCAGAAATCCGACGCCGTCTCGATGATCGAGACCGGTATGGGCGGCATCCTCGGGCACGTCGCCATCATCATCGGCCTGGGCACCATGCTCGGCGCGATCCTCGAAGTCTCCGGCGGCGCCGAGGTGTTGAGCTCCCGGCTGCTCCGCCTCTTCGGCGAGAAGCGCGAACCGCTCGCCATGGGCCTGACCGGACTGATCTTCGGCATCCCGGTCTTCTTCGACGTCGGCATCTTCGTCCTGGCGCCGATCGTCTACGCGGCGGCCAAGCGCAGCGGCAAGTCGATCCTGCTCTACTGCATGCCACTCCTCGCGGGCCTGTCCATGACCCACGCCTTCCTGCCGCCGCACCCCGGCCCGGTCGCCGCCGCCGGTCTGTTCAAGGTCGACCTCGGCTGGGTCATCCTCATGGGCATCCTCTGCGGTATCCCGGCGGTGCTCGCCGCCTGGGGCTACGCGGCCTGGATCGGCAGGCGCCTCTTCGTCCCCGTCCCGCAGGACATGGTCGAGGCGGCGGACGAAGCCAAGGCCGCGGTCACCGCGGAGAAGGCCGCGGCCGGCGTCAAGCGCGACGAGGCGCCGGTCCCCCTGGGCACCGTCCTCACCATCATCGGCACCCCGCTGCTCCTCATCCTCCTGGCGACCTTCTCCTCCATCGCCATGGCCCCCTCGGCCGGCCGCTCGGTGATCGAGTTCTTCGGCCACCCCTTCGTCGCCCTGACGATCGCCCTGCTGATGTCGTACTACCTGCTGGGCATCCGCCGCGGCTGGTCCCGCAAGTCCCTGGAGACCGTCTCCACCGCCTCGCTCAAGCCCGTCGGCAACATCATCCTGGTCGTCGGCGCCGGCGGGATCTTCGGCGCCGTCCTCAAGGGCAGCGGTGTGGCCACCGCCCTCTCCGACACCTTCCACAACGTCGGCCTCCCGGTCATCGTCCTCGCCTACCTCCTCTCCCTCGTCCTGCGCGTCGCCCAGGGCTCGGCCACGGTCGCCATCGTCACCACGGCCGGCATCGTCGTCCCCCTCGTCGAGGGCCAGGGCATGTCACAGGCCCACCTGGCGCTGATCATCATGGCGATCTCGGCGGGGTCGATCTTCGCTTCGCATGTGAACGACGGGGGGTTCTGGATGGTGAGCAAGTACTTCGGCATCTCGGAGCGGGACACCCTGAAGTCCTGGACCGTCCTGGAATCGGTGCTCTCGGTCGCCGGGTTCGCGGTGGCGGCACTGGTGAGCCTGGCCGTGTAG
- a CDS encoding helix-turn-helix domain-containing protein, with the protein MPTRTTPTVRQKRLGAELRKMRLAAGVATDYAAGLLGIDRTRISNMEGGIRPVSPDRVRTLACNYACPDESYVDALVDMAANQERGWWEQYRGTLAAGLLDIAELEWHAAHISTTQTVHVPGLFQTEDYARAVFTAVLPPPTRLEIELRVAHRMERQQVFERPVPPTYVAYVHEAALRMRFGGADVMRHQLKHLCQASERQGVNVRVLPVDVGAFPGAGYALLYAGGVVPQLDTVQLDSAHGPEFTHAEAQLAKYRAHLDWMDNASLSAPASRDFIRNIERSL; encoded by the coding sequence ATGCCGACCAGGACCACACCAACGGTGCGCCAGAAGCGACTTGGTGCCGAGCTGCGCAAGATGCGTCTCGCTGCCGGGGTCGCCACCGATTACGCCGCGGGGCTGTTGGGCATCGACCGGACGCGGATCTCTAACATGGAGGGCGGCATCAGGCCGGTCTCCCCTGATCGTGTGCGCACTCTGGCCTGCAACTACGCCTGCCCGGACGAGTCGTACGTCGACGCCCTGGTCGACATGGCGGCGAACCAAGAGCGCGGCTGGTGGGAGCAGTACCGGGGCACGCTCGCCGCCGGGCTGTTGGACATCGCGGAGCTCGAATGGCATGCCGCACACATCAGTACAACGCAGACGGTCCACGTTCCGGGGCTGTTCCAGACCGAGGACTACGCCCGAGCCGTCTTCACCGCCGTCTTGCCGCCTCCCACACGACTCGAAATCGAATTGCGCGTCGCCCACCGCATGGAGCGCCAGCAGGTCTTCGAGCGGCCTGTGCCACCCACCTATGTGGCATATGTCCACGAGGCGGCGCTGCGTATGAGGTTCGGCGGAGCCGACGTCATGCGCCACCAGCTCAAGCATTTGTGCCAGGCATCGGAACGCCAGGGAGTAAACGTGCGGGTCCTCCCGGTGGATGTGGGCGCGTTCCCCGGAGCTGGATACGCTCTCCTGTACGCCGGCGGCGTCGTGCCTCAGCTCGACACGGTGCAACTGGACTCTGCCCACGGCCCGGAATTCACGCACGCCGAAGCCCAGCTCGCGAAGTACCGCGCCCACCTGGACTGGATGGACAACGCGTCGCTGTCGGCCCCGGCTTCGCGTGACTTCATCCGCAACATCGAGCGCTCACTCTAG
- a CDS encoding M14 family metallopeptidase: MRPRIRGGRSTVLAALLTLALAAPIAAAQAQEAPSEEPTADAVERTELPRQYEVTGPATPAQRTALAATGATLDEVHGHKAVITANRTQAAAARQLGYPLRLLPAPPAAAPAAPGTRVKDFPSGYTKYHTYDEATKEIDALVAKYPDLLTKQAIGTSHEGRPLLALKLSKNAAQDEAEPEVLFTAHQHAREHLTVEMSLYLLNEFTSKYGTDPRITKMLDSREIWIIPDLNPDGGAYDIASGSFRSWRKNRQPNAGSSSVGTDLNRNWDFKWGCCGGSSSSPSSETYRGRSAASAPEVQVVSKFVHGRVVGGKQQIKAAIDFHTYSELVLWPFGFTDDDTGPGMTQDDHDTFATIGKDMAATNGYTPEQSSDLYITDGSIDDWLWGDQKIFAYTFEMYPSSFGSGGFYPRDSVIPKETSRNREAVLRLVEVADCVYRAIGKEAQYCKGS, translated from the coding sequence ATGCGACCACGTATCCGCGGCGGACGCAGCACCGTCCTCGCCGCGCTCCTCACCCTCGCGCTCGCCGCCCCGATAGCCGCCGCCCAGGCGCAGGAAGCCCCCTCCGAAGAGCCCACCGCCGACGCCGTCGAACGCACCGAACTCCCCCGTCAGTACGAGGTGACCGGCCCCGCCACGCCCGCCCAGCGCACCGCCCTCGCCGCGACCGGCGCCACCCTCGACGAGGTCCACGGCCACAAGGCCGTCATCACGGCGAACCGCACCCAGGCCGCCGCCGCCCGCCAACTCGGCTACCCACTGCGCCTGTTGCCCGCCCCTCCGGCCGCCGCGCCCGCGGCCCCCGGGACCCGGGTCAAGGACTTCCCCTCCGGCTACACGAAGTACCACACCTACGACGAGGCCACGAAGGAGATCGACGCCCTCGTCGCCAAGTACCCGGACCTCCTCACCAAGCAGGCCATCGGCACCTCCCACGAGGGCCGCCCCCTGCTCGCCCTCAAGCTCAGCAAGAACGCCGCCCAGGACGAGGCGGAGCCCGAGGTCCTCTTCACCGCCCACCAGCACGCCAGGGAACACCTCACCGTCGAGATGTCCCTGTACCTCCTGAACGAGTTCACCTCGAAGTACGGGACCGACCCCCGCATCACCAAGATGCTCGACTCCCGCGAGATCTGGATCATCCCGGACCTGAACCCGGACGGCGGCGCCTACGACATCGCCTCCGGCTCGTTCCGCAGCTGGCGCAAGAACCGCCAGCCCAACGCCGGATCAAGCAGCGTCGGCACCGACCTCAACCGCAACTGGGACTTCAAGTGGGGCTGCTGCGGCGGCTCGTCGTCCAGCCCCTCCTCCGAGACCTACCGCGGCCGCTCCGCCGCCTCGGCCCCCGAGGTCCAGGTGGTCTCGAAATTCGTCCACGGTCGCGTCGTCGGCGGCAAGCAGCAGATCAAGGCCGCCATCGACTTCCACACCTACAGCGAACTGGTCCTCTGGCCCTTCGGCTTCACCGACGACGACACCGGCCCCGGCATGACCCAGGACGACCACGACACCTTCGCCACCATCGGCAAGGACATGGCCGCCACCAACGGCTACACCCCGGAACAGTCCAGCGACCTGTACATCACCGACGGCTCGATCGACGACTGGCTGTGGGGGGACCAGAAGATCTTCGCCTACACGTTTGAGATGTACCCGTCCTCCTTCGGCTCCGGCGGCTTCTACCCGCGGGACTCGGTGATCCCGAAGGAGACGTCGCGCAACCGGGAGGCGGTACTGCGGCTGGTGGAGGTCGCGGACTGCGTCTACCGGGCGATCGGCAAGGAAGCGCAGTACTGCAAGGGCAGTTGA